From Chryseobacterium salivictor, a single genomic window includes:
- the groL gene encoding chaperonin GroEL (60 kDa chaperone family; promotes refolding of misfolded polypeptides especially under stressful conditions; forms two stacked rings of heptamers to form a barrel-shaped 14mer; ends can be capped by GroES; misfolded proteins enter the barrel where they are refolded when GroES binds): protein MAKEIKFDIESRDALKRGVDALANAVKVTLGPKGRNVVIEKSFGAPHVTKDGVSVAKEIELEDRVENMGAQMVKEVASRTSDIAGDGTTTATVLAQAIVREGLKNVAAGANPMDLKRGIDKAVSEVVKNLQAQSQKVGDSSEKIKQVASISANNDDTIGTLIAEAFGKVGKEGVITVEEAKGTDTTVDVVEGMQFDRGYQSPYFVTNPEKMVAELENPYILLVEKKISSMKDLLPVLEPVAQAGRSLLIICEEVEGEALATLVVNKLRGSLKIAAVKAPGFGDRRKAMLEDIAILTGGTVISEERGFTMENATLEMLGTAEKVVIDKDNTTLVNGGGDEAQIKGRVSQIKAQMETTTSDYDKEKLQERLAKLAGGVAVLYVGAASEVEMKEKKDRVDDALHATRAAVEEGIVPGGGVALVRSIPALDTLKGDNQDQDTGIKIVKRAIEEPLRQIVANAGGEGSVIVAKVSEGTGDFGFNAKNDEFVNMYEAGIIDPTKVVRVALENAASVAGMLLTTECVITEIKSAEPAMPMGGGMPGMM, encoded by the coding sequence ATGGCAAAAGAAATAAAATTCGATATCGAATCCAGAGATGCTTTGAAAAGAGGCGTTGATGCATTAGCAAATGCAGTAAAAGTTACATTAGGACCAAAAGGAAGAAATGTAGTAATAGAAAAGTCTTTCGGTGCACCACACGTAACCAAAGACGGTGTTTCCGTCGCAAAAGAAATTGAACTCGAAGACCGTGTTGAAAATATGGGTGCTCAGATGGTGAAGGAAGTAGCTTCCAGAACCAGTGATATCGCAGGAGACGGTACAACTACTGCAACCGTTCTTGCTCAGGCAATCGTTCGCGAAGGGTTGAAAAACGTTGCAGCCGGTGCCAATCCAATGGATTTGAAAAGAGGTATTGATAAAGCAGTTTCTGAAGTCGTTAAAAACTTACAGGCTCAATCTCAGAAAGTGGGTGATTCTTCAGAAAAAATTAAGCAGGTTGCTTCTATTTCTGCCAATAACGATGATACCATTGGAACTTTAATCGCTGAAGCGTTTGGAAAAGTTGGTAAAGAAGGTGTAATTACTGTTGAAGAAGCCAAAGGCACAGATACCACTGTTGACGTGGTTGAAGGAATGCAGTTCGACAGAGGTTACCAATCTCCGTATTTCGTTACCAATCCTGAAAAAATGGTGGCGGAATTAGAAAATCCTTATATTCTTTTGGTTGAGAAAAAAATCTCTTCAATGAAAGATTTGCTTCCTGTTTTAGAGCCGGTTGCACAGGCAGGAAGATCTTTGTTAATTATCTGTGAGGAAGTTGAAGGTGAAGCTTTAGCAACTTTAGTAGTAAATAAATTAAGAGGTTCTTTGAAGATTGCTGCTGTAAAAGCTCCGGGATTCGGGGACAGAAGAAAAGCAATGTTAGAAGATATCGCCATCTTAACAGGCGGCACCGTTATTTCTGAAGAGAGAGGTTTCACCATGGAAAATGCTACTTTGGAAATGTTGGGAACTGCTGAAAAAGTAGTGATCGACAAAGACAATACTACTTTGGTAAACGGTGGAGGAGACGAAGCTCAGATCAAAGGAAGAGTTAGCCAGATCAAAGCTCAGATGGAAACAACTACTTCTGATTACGACAAAGAAAAATTGCAGGAAAGATTGGCGAAATTAGCCGGTGGAGTTGCAGTTCTATATGTTGGAGCAGCCTCTGAAGTTGAAATGAAAGAGAAAAAAGACAGAGTTGATGATGCACTTCACGCAACAAGAGCCGCAGTGGAAGAAGGAATTGTTCCCGGAGGTGGTGTTGCTTTGGTAAGAAGTATTCCTGCTTTGGATACTTTGAAAGGAGATAATCAGGATCAGGATACAGGTATCAAAATCGTAAAAAGAGCGATCGAAGAACCATTGAGACAAATCGTTGCCAACGCAGGTGGTGAAGGTTCTGTAATCGTTGCGAAAGTATCAGAAGGAACCGGAGATTTCGGTTTCAATGCGAAAAACGATGAATTTGTAAATATGTACGAAGCAGGAATCATTGATCCTACGAAAGTAGTTCGTGTTGCCTTGGAAAATGCCGCTTCAGTGGCAGGAATGTTGTTAACTACAGAATGCGTTATTACGGAAATTAAAAGCGCAGAACCAGCAATGCCAATGGGTGGCGGAATGCCGGGAATGATGTAA